One window from the genome of Asterias rubens chromosome 11, eAstRub1.3, whole genome shotgun sequence encodes:
- the LOC117296492 gene encoding ATP synthase subunit O, mitochondrial-like: MAACKFSLLVRQFSTSGVTHQLVKPPIQVFGMGGRYATALYSAAMKEKKLEVIEKELKSVEETMKKNAILSNFVANPVIRKQDKISILTEFMKGQKMSPITINFFGVMADNNRLGKLKEVLNAWGQIMSAHRGEVVCKVTTAKSMDASQQKEVMTALQGFLDKKEVIKLNMAVDSTILGGMVVEIGDKYIDMSTATQVKNMTNLIKQSI, encoded by the exons ATGGCTGCCTGCAAGTTTtcacttttg GTTCGCCAGTTCAGCACCTCTGGTGTTACACACCAGCTGGTGAAG CCTCCTATCCAGGTCTTCGGGATGGGTGGACGCTATGCCACTGCTTTGTATTCTGCAGCCATGAAGGAGAAGAAGCTAGAGGTCATTGAGAAGGAGCTCAAGTCAGTAGAG GAAACTATGAAGAAGAATGCTATATTGTCGAACTTCGTCGCCAATCCAGTCATcagaaaacaagacaaaatca GTATTCTCACAGAGTTCATGAAAGGCCAGAAGATGTCACCAATCACCATCAACTTCTTCGGTGTCATGGCGGACAACAACAGACTAGGAAAGTTGAAGGAAGTCCTTAATGCGTGGGGTCAGATCATGAGCGCGCACCGAGGAGAGGTCGTCTGTAAGGTCACCACTGCCAAG AGTATGGACGCAAGCCAACAGAAGGAGGTTATGACTGCTCTTCAGGGATTCCTTGACAAGAAGGAAGTCATCAAACTAAACATGGCG GTGGACTCCACCATTCTCGGCGGAATGGTTGTAGAAATCGGCGACAAATACATTGACATGTCAACAGCCACTCAAGTTAAGAACATGACCAACTTGATAAAACAGAGCATTTAA
- the LOC117296493 gene encoding monocarboxylate transporter 12-like, which produces MGCNFLQSVSSWFVKTFKDGGLLGWFAVLGLFSSWIAWVGLIKGLAVMLPTLQEQFNASTWLVGWMIAIIDASMQISALFASPLREKLGVRVVVMVSGLLVGGSLIASAYATSLSQITVLLTLAAGPAVGFSLIVSKELVGRCFNEASTTAFGVGILGGSLAFVTCVPLTQFFLDVYGWRGTMLLLGAIFSHLAVCGALMKEPAVKRSNDEYQRVALNDDTGDGEPTSNSRCCSCFNSVHSFISQTFKLGLFSLPAFWLIIFMCNIWMMMNVAWVIYFVVYTTVSKGFSLGDASNFVVSYGIGRIISSLTVGPLVKNFQVLSLSNSAWLGLGLFISSLYYLIDPWLMSYWPIIVAAFICGYFTVMVHIQVDLVIIESFGADQMGFFMGWNGLFTGVTGLFTLYLPGVLYDLYGSYTISFILMGGVQLLTVVALLALVWLRRRRPVSL; this is translated from the exons ATGGGGTGCAATTTTCTCCAAAGTGTATCAAGTTGGTTTGTTAAAACCTTCAAAGATGGCGGTCTTCTTGGATGGTTTGCTGTTCTGGGTTTATTTTCATCATGGATAGCGTGGGTAGGATTGATTAAGGGTCTTGCTGTGATGTTACCAACTCTACAAGAACAATTCAACGCTTCGACTTGGTTAGTTGGCTGGATGATTGCTATTATAGACGCCAGTATGCAGATTTCAG CTTTATTTGCCTCTCCACTACGAGAGAAACTAGGAGTGCGAGTTGTGGTCATGGTGAGTGGGTTACTCGTCGGTGGTTCGCTGATAGCTTCGGCTTATGCCACCAGTTTGTCTCAGATAACGGTTCTACTCACTCTAGCTGCCG GGCCTGCGGTTGGTTTTTCACTCATTGTTAGTAAAGAATTGGTTGGACGCTGCTTTAATGAAGCAAGCACAACAGCTTTCGGCGTGGGAATACTTGGCGGTTCCCTTGCCTTCGTCACCTGCGTACCCTTAACGCAATTCTTCTTGGATGTTTACGGCTGGAGGGGAACCATGCTGCTACTTGGGGCGATATTTTCCCATCTTGCTGTCTGTGGAGCTTTAATGAAAGAACCCGCTGTAAAAAGAAGTAACGATGAATATCAAAGAGTTGCTTTAAATGACGACACCGGTGATGGAGAACCAACATCAAACAGCCGTTGTTGCTCTTGTTTTAACAGTGTTCACTCATTCATCAGCCAGACTTTCAAGCTTGGTTTATTCTCCTTACCAGCATTTTGGCTTATAATCTTCATGTGCAACATTTGGATGATGATGAACGTAGCTTGGGTCATATATTTTGTGGTATACACAACCGTATCCAAGGGGTTTTCGCTTGGAGACGCTTCCAACTTTGTCGTCAGTTATGGAATTGGGAGAATAATTAGCAGTTTAACAGTTGGGCCGTTGGTCAAAAACTTTCAGGTACTAAGTCTAAGCAACTCTGCGTGGTTAGGACTTGGACTATTCATATCGTCGTTGTATTATCTCATTGATCCCTGGCTGATGTCCTATTGGCCAATCATTGTGGCAGCTTTCATCTGCGGATATTTCACAGTGATGGTACACATACAAGTTGACCTCGTCATTATAGAGTCATTTGGTGCTGATCAAATGGGATTCTTTATGGGTTGGAATGGACTTTTCACTGGAGTGACCGGGCTCTTCACATTGTATTTACCAG GGGTACTCTACGACCTTTATGGTAGTTATACCATTAGCTTCATTCTGATGGGAGGCGTGCAACTTCTCACTGTGGTGGCTCTACTCGCTTTAGTCTGGCTGCGAAGACGCCGTCCAGTCAGCCTCTGA